From the Deltaproteobacteria bacterium genome, the window TCCGGCCGGAAGTTCCGGACAAAAGACTCGGTTTGGCAAATGTTCTCCCCTGGGAGACCCGCCGAAAAAATATGAAAGAGGTGTGCGGGGTCTGCCACTCGTCCGACTATGTGGACGGTTTTTATGTGCAGTATGACGGTCTTGTGAGATTGTATAACGAAAAATTCGGAGAGCCCGGTGTCCGGATCATGAAGATGTTGAAAAAAGGTAATCTCATCACGAAGCAGCCTTTCGATGAAAAGATCGAGTGGGACTGGTTCGAGATCTGGCACCACCAGGGACGTCGGGCTAGAATGGGCGCCTCTATGATGGGGCCGGACTACACACACTGGCATGGCTTGTATGAAGTCGCGAAGGCTTGGTATATGAATTTTATCCCGGAGGTCAGGGAACGGATCGCTCAGGGGAGGAGTGAAGGCGGAAAGAAGGCCGCCATTGCGGAGAAGCTTGATTCCTACCTGACGAAGGTATTGAACAGCGACAACCACCGATGGTTCATCGGGAAGATGACTTCCTCTGAAAAGGCGATAAGACAAAAAGAGCGGCAGTTGTTCAAGAAACGTTATCTGCGCAAACAGTAACCCCCTGGGGCCGCCTCCCGGTCGAGTGGACCGGGAGGTTGCTCCGCTTATGTGGTTTTCTGTCGGCCCCGCTTCTTCTGAACCGAGCATATTTTCGGGGCGACCCCGGAATGCCGGATCGTGCAAGGGTTTTTTGTGTTCAAAAACCGGTCGGATTCGCCCGACCGGAAAGGAGGCCATCATGTGTACTGCCGGTTTGACTTCTATGATCTCAGGTTTCAGGATGGGGCTGTGGGCTGCGATTATTGTGGTATTCACCGTTCTCGTTCCGGTTACATTCCCTGCCTCTGCCTCGACGGATTTACTCGGCTACGCAATCCGAAGCGGCAAACCCACGCTTAATCTGCGTTACCGTTTCGAGCGCGTAGACGATGACGCCTTTTCGGACAAAGGCTACGCCTCGACGCTCCGGACCGCCTTCGGTTATACCACCGCTCGTTGGCGCGGTGTCGCCGCCCGGATCGAATTTCAGGGGGTCACCAACGTCGGCGAGGCCGACAAGCACAACAATAAGGGATCCGGATCCGCTTGGAACGGGGTGAGCAACCGTCCCGTGATCGCCGACCCCAACCAGATTGATTTCAACCAGGCGTATCTCGACTGGAAGGCGGGGGAAGGAACCCGTCTGCTCCTCGGCCGCCAGGAGATTCTGCTCGACAATGTGCGTTTCGTAGGCAACGTTGGGTGGCGCCAGTTTCACCAGTCGTTCGACGCCGTGAGGCTGACCACGACGAAGATACCGGGTATCCGGCTCACCTATGCCTATGTGCTCAACCAGAACCGGATTTTTGCCGACACCAAGAGGATGAGCAGCCATCTTCTGAACCTCCGACGCGAGTTCGGGAAGGCCGGTTCCCTTTCCGTCTACGGTTATCTGATCGACTATGACAAGCCGGACGATTCCAGGCTCTCCACTTCGACTTTCGGCGCTTACTGGCATGGTGGCGTCGGCCTTACCTCCGGTTGGAAGGGACTCTATGATCTGGAACTTGCCCATCAGGTCGACACCGGTGACAACCCCGGTAACGTGGACGCAAACTATTACCGTACCGTAATCGGAGCGGAGGTCGGTATCTGGACCTTCAAGGTCGGCTACGAACTGTTGGAAGGCAAACCGGGCGACGGCGCTTTTTCAACCCCGTTCGCGACGTTGCATGCCTGGAATGGGTGGGCTGACAAGTTCCTGAAGACTCCGGCCGATGGACTTGAGGATCTCACCTTCACTGTGAGCGCCAAGATCTCCTCGTGGAAGTTTGTAGGCGTCTACCATAAATTAAGCGCCGATACGGGCGGCGCCCATTACGGAGGGGAGATGGATCTCCTTGCCGCCTACACCTCCCCGTGGAAGCAGGTTTTCGCACTCAAGGCTGCTGCCTATAACGCCAATAAGTACTCCACCGATACGACCAAACTTTGGGTGTTCTCAACCTGGAAATTCTGAGTGATCCCGCTCGCAAAATGGGGGTCGGCGCAAACCGGACGCCGTTTTTACGACTCGAGTCCTACAGCCGGGGGTGGAAACAGAGTGCCATGAATACCAAATTCGGCTTGGATTTTTATCAGGTTTTCGATGACTTCCCGGCTGATGCATTCAATCGGAAGCAAAAAAAGGTGATGATTCTCGAGGATGAACGTCTCCTTTGCTGGGTTTTGGCAGAAAACCTGGTGGATATGGCATGCTCTATCGTGTGCGTGGAAAATGCAGAGGAGGCGTTCCGTTTCATTGAAAAAATAAAATTTCACCTGATGATTCTGGATTATGGTTTACCGGGTATGACCGGTTTGGACCTCTTGTCCATTCTCAGGAAGAGAGGGATCACTCTCCCGGTGATTATGATGACCGCAGCGAATGATCCGGAAATTGAAGAACGGGCCACAGGACTTGATATAGTCCATTTTTTTCGGAAGCCCTTCGGCTCGTATATGCTGAAGAAAATCGTCCAGACTTATTTTGCGACCTCGTGTCGGGACAGATCTATCGGGAGACACAGACCGTAATGTTATGTCTGCCCAAAATTGCAGGAAAGAAACAGACAGTAAATATTGAGGTGTGCTTGCAGATTTTTCGCGTTATGCTATCCTGAAGAACAGGAACGGCTCAGGGTGCTTCTATGTTCCTTCCGCAGGCCAAGGCGTGAGGAGCGCAGAACCGGAGGTGCATTTTCCACTGTGATGTTTTTTTTGTCCTTTCATCAGCGTTTTTCAACAAGCTTATAAAGCATGCTCTCAGTCCTATGAGGTTATTTCATCCTTTTTGTACGAGCCTCAATCTCAAGGTCGTGGTAATGACGATGACGATACTGGTTTCTACGCTCGGCACCACCTTCTATGTGATAGAGAAGCGGCAGGAGAGACTGCTCTTTGATCAAGTGACCTCACAGGCGAGGATACTCTTCAAGCAGATTATTGTGACGCGTCTTTGGGTCGCGCAACATGGCAATATCTATGTTAAACAGGTCCACCGACAGAAAAAAGGCCCGGCAGATGCAGATAGAGATGATGAAATCCAGGATCAAAGCGGGAGGCGGTATCGGAAGGAGAATCCCGCCGAGGTGACGAGAGAGCTTTCGAAATATGCCCGGAGGACGGGAGAATTCTGGTTTCATATCACCAGTTCGAAACTGGTGAATCCCGAGAATGCACCGGATGCTTTTGAGAGAAAGGCACTCCGTAAATTCAAGACAAAGAAGACAAAGGAATGGTCTACCATCGAGAAGCGCAAAAGGAATTCTTTTTTCCGTTATGCTGCACCGCTCTATGCCAAGCCTGCCTGTATCAAGTGTCACAAGGAGTACCATGTGGGAGATCTCCGGGGAGCGATCAGCATTACTCTTCCGATCGGAAAACTGCTCTCCCAGGTGGCCGGGAATAAGCGCACGATGGTTTTCGGGATGGTCGTGATTTCCGCCCAGCTCTTCGTGGCGCTTCTGCTGACCATGAGGGCCTTTATTATCAACCCCATTTTGAAACTGAAGAGGCTAGTGGAGGCCTATCCCGGGGGAGAGGGGGCAACATCGGATCCGGTCATTTCCTCCAGAGACGAGTTGGGCCTGTTGTACCGCGCTTTTTCGGAGATGCGGGAGACCATCAATCAGTATCAGCGTTCCCTGAAGGAGAAAATCCATGCGGCGACGCAGGAATTACAATTGACGAACAGCAAACTCATTGAGACCAATCAACGTTATCAGGAGCTCAGCAACCGGAAATCGGAGTTCATTTCCATTATTTCACATGAGTTAAGGACACCACTAACCTCCGTGAAAGGAGCCATTGACTTTATTCGTTCAAAGCTCAACATGTTGAACGAGGAACGTTCTGATCTTCAACTTGACCTCAAGGAGGTGTTGCAATTCCTGGATGTAATCGGCTCCAATGCGGATCGTCTTGTCCGGATGGTCAATGAAACGCTAGATCTTGAAAAAATTGAATCCGGCCGGGAGGAATTTTATTTTTCAGAATTTTCGATCGGGCCCTTCCTCCGAGAACTGGTATGGGAAATCGACCCCATTCTTGCCGAAAAAGAGATTGCCCTGAATACCGAGGTTGAAGAAGGGCTGATGGTGTGTGCGGATGAGGACCGGATGAAGGAGGTTATGCTCAACCTGCTTTCCAATGCCATTCAACATTCGCCGGAGCGCTCGGTCATTACCGTGGAGGGACGGTTGAACGGGCCATGGGTCGTCGTTCGCGTCTCCGATCAGGGAGACGGGATTCCCGTTGAAGAGCAACAGAAGATTTTCGAGAAGTTCTATAAACGCAGGGAAGGGGGCACGGGTCTTGGGCTGGCGCTTTGCAAGAGCATCCTGGAGGCTCACCAGGGCGAAATCGGGATTGTCAGCGACGGGGTTCGGGGAAGTACCTTTTACTTCAAGCTACCCGCAATCAAGGTGGAACATGGGAAACCGGATTCTGGCGATCGATGACGATCCGGATATTTTGAACGTTCTGAAGGCGAATCTGGAATTTCATGATTTCCAGGTGGAGTCGGCGATGAACTGCAAAGAGGCCGAAAAGCGTCTTCAGGAAGCACTGCCCGATCTGATTCTGCTCGACCTGATGCTTCCGGATTGTGACGGTGTGATCTTCTGTAAATCACTCAAGCGGCAATACAGTCGGATTCCGGTCATTATGTTGACGGCGCGGGATCGCGTCTCGGATAAGGTCCTGGGGCTGGAGATCGGTGCGGACGATTATCTGGTCAAACCCTTTGAGACCCTCGAGCTGATCGCCAGGATCAAGGCATGCCTTCGGAGATATAAACATCAGGAGCGGGGCGGGGAGCGGGTGGGGGAGATCGTAATCGATTATCAGGGACGAGCCGTGACCGTCCGCGGGATTCCGGTG encodes:
- a CDS encoding response regulator transcription factor, with translation MGNRILAIDDDPDILNVLKANLEFHDFQVESAMNCKEAEKRLQEALPDLILLDLMLPDCDGVIFCKSLKRQYSRIPVIMLTARDRVSDKVLGLEIGADDYLVKPFETLELIARIKACLRRYKHQERGGERVGEIVIDYQGRAVTVRGIPVELTAKEFDLLCFLVENAGRVLRRDTIRKSLWKSSNIYSWSRVIDVHIQHLRTKIEKNPSSPEYIQTVSGVGYKFVTVD
- a CDS encoding hydroxylamine oxidoreductase, whose translation is KEIYEESRHGIAYSDNKTKMNLESAKWVVGEDYSAAPTCATCHMSATQTQAVTHDIGDRISWNNRPPVSIRPEVPDKRLGLANVLPWETRRKNMKEVCGVCHSSDYVDGFYVQYDGLVRLYNEKFGEPGVRIMKMLKKGNLITKQPFDEKIEWDWFEIWHHQGRRARMGASMMGPDYTHWHGLYEVAKAWYMNFIPEVRERIAQGRSEGGKKAAIAEKLDSYLTKVLNSDNHRWFIGKMTSSEKAIRQKERQLFKKRYLRKQ
- a CDS encoding DUF3365 domain-containing protein, whose translation is MTMTILVSTLGTTFYVIEKRQERLLFDQVTSQARILFKQIIVTRLWVAQHGNIYVKQVHRQKKGPADADRDDEIQDQSGRRYRKENPAEVTRELSKYARRTGEFWFHITSSKLVNPENAPDAFERKALRKFKTKKTKEWSTIEKRKRNSFFRYAAPLYAKPACIKCHKEYHVGDLRGAISITLPIGKLLSQVAGNKRTMVFGMVVISAQLFVALLLTMRAFIINPILKLKRLVEAYPGGEGATSDPVISSRDELGLLYRAFSEMRETINQYQRSLKEKIHAATQELQLTNSKLIETNQRYQELSNRKSEFISIISHELRTPLTSVKGAIDFIRSKLNMLNEERSDLQLDLKEVLQFLDVIGSNADRLVRMVNETLDLEKIESGREEFYFSEFSIGPFLRELVWEIDPILAEKEIALNTEVEEGLMVCADEDRMKEVMLNLLSNAIQHSPERSVITVEGRLNGPWVVVRVSDQGDGIPVEEQQKIFEKFYKRREGGTGLGLALCKSILEAHQGEIGIVSDGVRGSTFYFKLPAIKVEHGKPDSGDR
- a CDS encoding alginate export family protein, whose product is MCTAGLTSMISGFRMGLWAAIIVVFTVLVPVTFPASASTDLLGYAIRSGKPTLNLRYRFERVDDDAFSDKGYASTLRTAFGYTTARWRGVAARIEFQGVTNVGEADKHNNKGSGSAWNGVSNRPVIADPNQIDFNQAYLDWKAGEGTRLLLGRQEILLDNVRFVGNVGWRQFHQSFDAVRLTTTKIPGIRLTYAYVLNQNRIFADTKRMSSHLLNLRREFGKAGSLSVYGYLIDYDKPDDSRLSTSTFGAYWHGGVGLTSGWKGLYDLELAHQVDTGDNPGNVDANYYRTVIGAEVGIWTFKVGYELLEGKPGDGAFSTPFATLHAWNGWADKFLKTPADGLEDLTFTVSAKISSWKFVGVYHKLSADTGGAHYGGEMDLLAAYTSPWKQVFALKAAAYNANKYSTDTTKLWVFSTWKF
- a CDS encoding response regulator, with the translated sequence MILEDERLLCWVLAENLVDMACSIVCVENAEEAFRFIEKIKFHLMILDYGLPGMTGLDLLSILRKRGITLPVIMMTAANDPEIEERATGLDIVHFFRKPFGSYMLKKIVQTYFATSCRDRSIGRHRP